The DNA segment GCGGCACCTCAGGCTTTGGGTGTGTGCGGAGCGCCACGGACCCACCCCGTCCCATCCCGAACCGGGCCGTGAAACGTGGCAGCGCCGCGGGTACTGGGGCCTCGGCCCTGGGAGACAAGGTCCATGCACCCTGACCATTAAACTATCAAGGGACACTCGTACGAGTGTCCCTTGATGATTTTAAGCCGATTGTTGCGTGCGTCTCAGAACATGTCGCCGATCCAGGGATGCGCGCCGCTAAATACCGCACCGGCTAGCGTCAGATCGGACTCTGACGCGTTAATAGTGCTGATCATCTTTAGCTCAGCCGGAGCCATAAAGCCGCTATAGATTGCCGCGAGCTCGCCCACGCTTAGTGCCAGACGCCCCTGCCCACCCGGCGATACGACGCCCCGACCATCCGAGACGTGCAGTATAAAGCGCCCGTTGTTTCCTGGTAGCAGATCATCGTGGATGTCGAGATGGAGCTCGGCGTTTAATCCATGTGGATAGCCCCGTCTGCTGAGCGCCTGCTGCACATCGATAATTCGTAGCATCCACTCAAGTGCTCGGCTAGTGCGAACTCTTGTATGCATGCCCGCTATCAGGTTTTCCCTGATCAAATACACAAATGGATCGCGCGGCCCGCTATGCCACGTCATGTGCTCCACCATCGAGCGATAGCTCGCACATAAGCTGAGCAGGCGGCGGGCTGCAACTGGAGTCAGAGTACAGACATCTACGAGCATCAGGGGATCGCTACGCCCGGCTTGAGTCAAGACGATGTAGCCTTCTGGCTGTCCGTCGCAGACGACCAGGAAGCGAAAGACTTGTGCCTCCTTCGGCTCGAATTTTTGCTGCCACATCCACTCAGGACGGTCGAGGTTGCCTGCGCTGCTGATGGCACGGTGCTCATAGATCTGCCGTAGCTGGGGATAGTGCGCTGACTCGATGGGAAGAAGCTCGCCCGCATCTTCCCTAACATCGATCGCTTCGAGCGGCAGCGAGTAGGTGATGCGTTGCCCTGCGCGCATATACCCGGCGCGCTGATAGAATGGCAGCGTGGCCGGGTAGAGCGCCGATAGCGCGATCCCTTCCGCGTGTAGCTCTGCTAAGGTCCGCCGCAGCATCAACGAGCCGATCCCGGTGCCGCGCGTGGCAGGTGCAACTCCTACGGCGGTCAGCCCGACCATCGGCACACGAGCGCCGCCAAACCACTGCGCCATGCGGATCATCCCCAGCCCAGCCACGATCTGCCCACGCTGCCATACCGCTCGAAGGCTATCATTTTCCAGGGCAGCCAGCCAATCATCCATCCTCCCCGGCGGCGAGTGCAGCGCTGCGCCAAGAACTGCGGTAAGCTCGGCTCTTTGGTTCTGCTGGGGCGCTCCGAATACGATCTGGTTGGCGCGTGGACGGTGTGACATCCTTGGCTCCTTGGTTCTCTGACGCGCCTCTGGCTTGACGCCGTGCTAGCCAGCGTATTCGATCGAGTTTGGAAGGCTCGCGCTCAACGGCGGGTCCTCGGCGATCAATGCCTCGATCTCGGCAGCCGGCACAGGCCGGGCAAAGTAATAGCCCTGCCCGACCTCGCATCCCAGGATGCGCAGCTGGGTTGCCTGCTCGAACGTCTCGATCCCTTCGGCAATAACGGTCATGCCGAGCGTATGCGCCAGCGTGATCACCGCTCGCACGATCGCCGTATCCTCCGCCGAGCGTCCAAGACCATCCACAAACGATTTGTCGATCTTGAGCGTATCCACGGGGAAGCATTTGAGATAGCTCAGGCTGGAGTAGCCCGTACCGAAATCATCGATCCAGATCTGGATACCAAGCTCTTTTAGCTCGCGCAGCGTGGCGATCGCTGTATCCACGTGCTCCATGACCATGCTCTCAGTAATTTCCAGTGCCAGAAGATGTGCGGGCAGCGCTGTAGCGCGTAGAATCTGGTCGATCTCCGCTACTAGTGCCGGATGTTGGAACTGACACGCCGAGAGGTTCACGCTGATGGTCAGCGGCGGCCCTGCTGGCCGCAGATCGTGCCAGATTCGCGCCTGGTGACATGCCTGCTCCAGGACCCAGCGACCCAGCGGCAGGATCAGCCGTGTCTCCTCGGCCAGCGGGATGAAGATGCCGGGTGGGATCGTGCCGCGCTGGGGATGCTGCCAGCGCGTCAGGGCTTCCACGCCAACGATCTGACCGGTTGCGAGATCAACCTTGGGCTGATAGCACAGATGGAACTCGTGCGCCTCAATCGCCCGCCGCAGCTCGGCCTCAAAGTCCAGCCGTTCCAGCGCGCGGGCATTCATCTCCGGATCGTACAGCGCATAGCGCGCCTTGCCGAGTGACTTCGCACGGTACATTGCGACATCGGCCTGGCGTAACAGCTCGTCGGCGTGCTCCTGGCCCGTGGCAGACCACGTAATCCCGATGCTGGCCGTGACGAAGAAGGTCTGATCGCCGACCACAAAGGGCTTGTCCAGCTCGCCGATGATCCGCTCTGCGACCATCACCGCCCCGTGAATATCAGGAAGCTCCTCCAGCAATACGGTAAACTCGTCTCCTCCCAGGCGCGCGGCTGTGTCCTCAGCACGAAGGGAGGCTTGCAGGCGCTCGCTCATCATGATCAGCAGGGCATCGCCTGTTTTGTGACCAAACCGATCGTTGATGTACTTAAACTCATCCAGATCCAGAAAGAGCACCGCGAGCGATTGCTGGTGACGCTGCGTATGGGCCAGAGCGCGCTGGAGCCGATCCTTGAACAGCGCCCGATTCGGCAGGTTGGTCAATGAGTCGTGAAATGCCTGATGGGAGAGCAGCGCTTCTACCTGCTGGTAGTTCTGAACGGCGATCTTCAGGCTGGATAGGGTCGTCTCAAGCTGCTCCATCGTTGCTTTCAAGATCTGGACGAGATTATGCATCCGTGCCAGCGCCAGCAGGAATAAGACAGCGGAGCCGCCGACGATCACCGGTACCCAGATTGGCCTGCCGCGCGCTATCTCCACGGCGAGCACGGTTGGTCCGAGCAGCGAGGCGGCGGCGAGCAAGACGAAGCGCTGGCGCGTGATCTTGACCTTCGGCGTGGGAGCAGGCTCGGCCAGCGAATGCATCGAGGGATGGAGCGCGGCAACGCCAAATCCGACATAGGCGAGCAGCCAGCCAAAGTCGACGATACTGCCCGTGGCATAGGTTCGGTTGAGCTGCATGATCGCATAGACGACATCGGTGAGCAGGATCAGGCTGAAGCTCCATGCAAGGAAGATGTAGGAGCGCGGATGCGGGCCTGGGCTGAGGAGGAGATTGACGATGATCGCTACCAGGCATATATCCAGGAGCGGGTAGGCCATGGAAACGAACTGCTCGGCCAGCGTGAGTGCAGGATTGCGCGTGTACGGCTCCATGAGATAGACCCATCCCAGGATGCCTATGCTGACGGCGACGATCGTCGCGTCGATCACGCTGCCTCGATCTTCCCGCCGCATGCGCCGATGAACGAGCAGCAGCATTCCGGCGATGAGCGAGAGGTAGCCGACAAGGTATAGCGCATCGGCCAGCGACGGAAATGGCGACTCAATCCCTAGGACCAGCTCGTAGTAGGTCCAGGCTGCGTTGCCAAGGCTGGTCAGGATCTGCGCAAGGAGGAACAGGTACCAGGGCAGGCGCAGAGGCGGACGATGCAATCGCATGCCGACGCAAATCGCCGCGATATTTGTGCCCGCCAGGACAACATAGTAGAGATTGAGCGCTGCGAGCGATGTCAGCCATACATAGCCGGCAGCGGCGACGATCCCAAGCACAAGGTAATACCACCAGACGCGCGTGCGCATCGGGGTGAGCGAGACATGAGCGGCGGGGGATCTCATCAGAATCTCCTGGCATACGCAAGACATTCGTTTGTAGCAGCCGTTGAAACCGTGGGCAGGGCACCGACAGGTAAGGCATGGGCTTGTAGAATACTCGGATATGGCTTTGGAAAGAAGAGAAACCGCCGATCGAGAATAGCTACCGTATTACTGAGAGATTGGGCGTATGGTTGGTGATGAGTGTTTACCGATCATAGTGTACCACGATAAGTGGTGCAGAATTCGCTAATTATTCTTGTCGGGGAGTGCACCGCTGCTACCAGGGAGCGTGCTCCTTAGCGCGGATCGAGCCGATGGTTATGCTCTTCGAGGAACGTACGAACCGCCGCGTTAAACTCCTGCGGCGACTCGGTCATGAAGGCGTGGCCGCCGGGCAGCACCTCGAATGCAGCGCCCGGAATCGCGTCCGCCACCTGACGCACCCGCGCCAGCGGCATCAGCACATCCTGCTCTCCGGCCAGCACTAGCGTCGGCGCGACGATTCTCTCCAGGCGTCCGCGTGTATCGTGGCTGCGACACGCCGCGACATGGCCGCGCAGCCCTTCCAGCGGTTGCTGCGGTTTTTCGACGCCGTACTGCACCAGACCATCGACGATGCCCTGGTTGTTGAGAAACTGCGGGCTGAAGCTGAGCAAGAGGCTTTGTCGCACTCGTGTTTCGCGCTGCGCCTCGTCGGCGGCTAGCTTCAGCGTCATCGTCCAAACGTTGTCGAGCCAGGCGTCGCTGTGGGCGACGGTGCCCGCCAGCACCAGCGCTCCGATCTGCTGCGGCGCGAGCAGCGCCAACTCCTGCGCGATGTACCCGCCCATCGATGTGCCGACAACATGCGCGCGCTCGAAGCCAACCCTGCGCATCAGGCCGAGCGTATCAGCGGCCATGTCGCGGATCGTGTAGCCAGGCGCGGGTATGGTGCTCCGCCCGACGCCGCGATGATCGAAGACGAGCACGCGAAATGTTTCTGCCAGCGTCCGCAGATTTGACAGCCAGGCGCTGTGATCGGATGAGCGGCCAGCGATCAGCACCAGCGGCGGCGCTGCCGACGGCCCGTGCAGCTCATAGTAGAGGACGATATTGTTGATCGTAGCGAAGGGCATAGGTTTCACACGGGACCACGGAGCAGGGCTGCGTTGTCCGCTAGATGGCGCTCCGACACCGCCTGGATCAGACGATCGCGGTGGAGTATGGTACGCGCCGTGACGATGATCGGTGCCGGATTACGCCGGGGCGAAGAGCCACATTTCGGCGCATGTTGTCGGGATTATACAGTCTGTGGCGGTTGTGGTCGAGGGTTCTGCCGAATCGCGTCAGGTGCCGATCGAGCGACCAAGCAGCCGCTTGACGATAAACAAGACGCCGAACGATGCCGCCAGCAAGATCACCGATAGCGTCAGGGCGACCGAAAAATCTAGCTCAAAGCCAAGATAGATCGCCAGCGGCATGGTCTGGGTGCGACCGGGGAAGTTGCCCGCGAAGATGATCGTCGCGCCGAACTCGCCCAGCGCGCGCGCCCAGGTCATCACCAGCCCGCCCAGCAGCGCGGGCCGCGCCAGCGGCAGCGTGATCGCGGCGAAGACTCGCAGCGACGAGGCCCCGTCGATCGCCGCCGCCTGCTCAAGCTCGCGCTCGACGCTCGCAAAGCCTGCGGCTGCCGCCTTGACATAAAAAGGAGCGGCGACAAAGGTCTGAGCCAGCACCACGGCGGCCTGCGTAAACGCGATCGAGATGCCGACATCGACGAGATACTGGCCCAGCAGACCGCGCCGCCCAAACGCCACCAGCAGCGCGATCCCGGCTACCGAGGGTGGCAGGACCATCGGCAGGTCGATCAGCGTGTCGAGCAGCATGCGTCCGGGGAAGCGCCGCCGTGCCAGCAGATAGGCGATCGGCGTCCCCAGCACCAGGGCGATCGTCGTCGTCAGCGCGGTTGTCACGAGGCTCAGGCTGATCGCCTGGGCGACGGCTGGCTCGACCAGATGCGTCAGGAGATCGGCGAGATCCACGCGCGCGACCAGCGCCAGGAGCGGCACCAGCAGCACGAGCAGCAGCGGCAGGCTGCCGAGCAGCAGCAACCAGGGCCGTTGTCGCGCGCCGCGCCGCCATGCGGAGAAGCTGGCACGCTGGAATGTCGTTGTCACCATTCGCTCAGCCATTGTCATCACTCAGTTCACAGGCATTGGCACAGCCAACTGCTGAGATAAAGCCGTACTCGGCCAAAATCTGCTGGGCCTCAGGCGACAGCACATATTCAACGAACTTCCGAGCCAGCGGCGCGTTTGGCGCATCGGCGATCGTCGCGATCGGATACGACGCGATCGTGTTCAGCTCATCGGGAATGTCGATCCATCCCACGTCGGCAGCGGCATCGCGCGCAATATCGGAGCTGTAGACGATGCCCGCGTCGGCCTCGCCGAGGACTACTTTGCTGAGCACGGCGCGCACGTTTTCTTCATACGAGACGACGTTACGCAGCACGGTTTCGCTGTAGGCCGTGGTGTACTGCGGCAGCGCGGATGCCTTGCTCAGGAAGTCGAGCGAGTACTGGCCCACGGGCACGGCGCTGGCGGCCAACACCAGCTTCACGCCGGGCCGCGCAAGATCTTCGAGCCTGGTGATCCGCGCCGGGTTGTCCCTGGGATGTACGACGACCAGCCGGTTGTGGGCGAAGGCTCGTTGTGTCCCGCTGAGCACCTGCCCCGACGCGATCACGCTCTCCATCTGGACGCGATTAGCCGAGGCAAACACGTCGGCGGGCGCTCCCTGGGCGATCTGTTGGGCAAGCTGCTGCGACCCGGCAAAGTTGAAGCTAGTCTGCGCGCCGCTGGCTGCATCGAAGCGCCTGCCGATCTCGCCGAACGCTTCCGCCAGCGATGCGGCGGCAAAGACATTGAGCCGCCCCGCCCCGCCTGCCATGTTTGGATCTGTTGCGCTGGCTGCCGTCGATGTGGCTGCGGACTGGGACGGCTGCGTCGAGCCGGTATCCGGTGCGCTGGCACCGCAAGCCACGAGCAGCACCAGCCAGAGGCCGGAGAGTAGCGACAGGGCGGATCGTTTCATGCAGCCTCCTGAAGCCGTGCCCTTGATCGATGATCGATCATGCCAGCGCGGGAACAAGCGTCGCCTCACAGGTATCGAGCCATTCGAGCATGGCTTCGAGCTGCCCACGCCGGAATTCATGGACGAGCCACGGGTAGGGCTGGTCGGCTGTGGCGGCGGCAAGCACCGCCCGCAGCGCCGCCAGATGCGCCCGCGTCACCTCGCGCTGGACGACCAGCAAATGCTGCACGGCGGCTGGTCCCTGTCGCTGTGCCCAGAAGAGCTTGGCTAAAAACTCGATACGCACATCACGTCCATGCGCGACGGGCGACGAGAGCCATGT comes from the Herpetosiphonaceae bacterium genome and includes:
- a CDS encoding GNAT family N-acetyltransferase; amino-acid sequence: MSHRPRANQIVFGAPQQNQRAELTAVLGAALHSPPGRMDDWLAALENDSLRAVWQRGQIVAGLGMIRMAQWFGGARVPMVGLTAVGVAPATRGTGIGSLMLRRTLAELHAEGIALSALYPATLPFYQRAGYMRAGQRITYSLPLEAIDVREDAGELLPIESAHYPQLRQIYEHRAISSAGNLDRPEWMWQQKFEPKEAQVFRFLVVCDGQPEGYIVLTQAGRSDPLMLVDVCTLTPVAARRLLSLCASYRSMVEHMTWHSGPRDPFVYLIRENLIAGMHTRVRTSRALEWMLRIIDVQQALSRRGYPHGLNAELHLDIHDDLLPGNNGRFILHVSDGRGVVSPGGQGRLALSVGELAAIYSGFMAPAELKMISTINASESDLTLAGAVFSGAHPWIGDMF
- a CDS encoding bifunctional diguanylate cyclase/phosphodiesterase: MRSPAAHVSLTPMRTRVWWYYLVLGIVAAAGYVWLTSLAALNLYYVVLAGTNIAAICVGMRLHRPPLRLPWYLFLLAQILTSLGNAAWTYYELVLGIESPFPSLADALYLVGYLSLIAGMLLLVHRRMRREDRGSVIDATIVAVSIGILGWVYLMEPYTRNPALTLAEQFVSMAYPLLDICLVAIIVNLLLSPGPHPRSYIFLAWSFSLILLTDVVYAIMQLNRTYATGSIVDFGWLLAYVGFGVAALHPSMHSLAEPAPTPKVKITRQRFVLLAAASLLGPTVLAVEIARGRPIWVPVIVGGSAVLFLLALARMHNLVQILKATMEQLETTLSSLKIAVQNYQQVEALLSHQAFHDSLTNLPNRALFKDRLQRALAHTQRHQQSLAVLFLDLDEFKYINDRFGHKTGDALLIMMSERLQASLRAEDTAARLGGDEFTVLLEELPDIHGAVMVAERIIGELDKPFVVGDQTFFVTASIGITWSATGQEHADELLRQADVAMYRAKSLGKARYALYDPEMNARALERLDFEAELRRAIEAHEFHLCYQPKVDLATGQIVGVEALTRWQHPQRGTIPPGIFIPLAEETRLILPLGRWVLEQACHQARIWHDLRPAGPPLTISVNLSACQFQHPALVAEIDQILRATALPAHLLALEITESMVMEHVDTAIATLRELKELGIQIWIDDFGTGYSSLSYLKCFPVDTLKIDKSFVDGLGRSAEDTAIVRAVITLAHTLGMTVIAEGIETFEQATQLRILGCEVGQGYYFARPVPAAEIEALIAEDPPLSASLPNSIEYAG
- a CDS encoding alpha/beta fold hydrolase, giving the protein MPFATINNIVLYYELHGPSAAPPLVLIAGRSSDHSAWLSNLRTLAETFRVLVFDHRGVGRSTIPAPGYTIRDMAADTLGLMRRVGFERAHVVGTSMGGYIAQELALLAPQQIGALVLAGTVAHSDAWLDNVWTMTLKLAADEAQRETRVRQSLLLSFSPQFLNNQGIVDGLVQYGVEKPQQPLEGLRGHVAACRSHDTRGRLERIVAPTLVLAGEQDVLMPLARVRQVADAIPGAAFEVLPGGHAFMTESPQEFNAAVRTFLEEHNHRLDPR
- a CDS encoding ABC transporter permease, which translates into the protein MAERMVTTTFQRASFSAWRRGARQRPWLLLLGSLPLLLVLLVPLLALVARVDLADLLTHLVEPAVAQAISLSLVTTALTTTIALVLGTPIAYLLARRRFPGRMLLDTLIDLPMVLPPSVAGIALLVAFGRRGLLGQYLVDVGISIAFTQAAVVLAQTFVAAPFYVKAAAAGFASVERELEQAAAIDGASSLRVFAAITLPLARPALLGGLVMTWARALGEFGATIIFAGNFPGRTQTMPLAIYLGFELDFSVALTLSVILLAASFGVLFIVKRLLGRSIGT
- the modA gene encoding molybdate ABC transporter substrate-binding protein, whose protein sequence is MKRSALSLLSGLWLVLLVACGASAPDTGSTQPSQSAATSTAASATDPNMAGGAGRLNVFAAASLAEAFGEIGRRFDAASGAQTSFNFAGSQQLAQQIAQGAPADVFASANRVQMESVIASGQVLSGTQRAFAHNRLVVVHPRDNPARITRLEDLARPGVKLVLAASAVPVGQYSLDFLSKASALPQYTTAYSETVLRNVVSYEENVRAVLSKVVLGEADAGIVYSSDIARDAAADVGWIDIPDELNTIASYPIATIADAPNAPLARKFVEYVLSPEAQQILAEYGFISAVGCANACELSDDNG
- a CDS encoding helix-turn-helix transcriptional regulator; protein product: MSPRRTTILSVEHALLGFLLDAPLHGYELHQRLQEARALGLVWHVKQAQLYALLSRLEADSLIDAEIIPQAMRPPKRLLHLTHEGRSAFTTWLSSPVAHGRDVRIEFLAKLFWAQRQGPAAVQHLLVVQREVTRAHLAALRAVLAAATADQPYPWLVHEFRRGQLEAMLEWLDTCEATLVPALA